In the genome of Lysobacter sp. 5GHs7-4, the window GGTTTCGACCGCCTGCACGCGATGATCACCCGGGTCGGCGCGCGTCGCGCGATCGCCATGCCCGAGGCGCTGATCGCCGAATTCGACGCCCGCGCGCGCGGCGAGATCTACACCGCGCCCACGCTGACCGACGACGGCACCATCATCCCGGCCAGCGCGCCCAAGGTCGAACTCAAGCCGCTGTCGGCGCCGATGGTGGAATTCGCCGCGGCCGACGACGACGACATCGGCGTGCGCGCGCCGCAGGAACAGGTGCGCATCCGCGCCGACCTGCTCGACCGCCTGGTCAACTACGCCGGCGAAGTCGCGATCTATCGCGCCCGCCTGGAACAGCAGCTGGGTGCGTTCCGCGGCGCCATCGCGGAAATGGCGCAGACCAACACGCGTATGCGCGATCAGCTGCGCCGCCTGGAAATCGAAACCGAGGCCCAGATCATCGCGCGTTACCAGCGCGAGGGCGACGCCAGCGACCAGTCCTTCGATCCGCTGGAACTCGACCGCTTCTCCAACCTGCAGCAGCTCTCGCGAGCGCTGTCGGAGTCCGCGGCCGACCAGGGCAGCTTGCAGACCACGCTGGACGATCTCACGCGCCAGTACGAAACCCTGCTGCTGCAACAGTCGCGCGTCAGCTCGGATCTGCAGGAAGGCCTCATGCGCACGCGCATGGTGCCGTTCGACGCGCTGCTGCCGCGCCTGCGCCGCGTCGTGCGCCAGGCCTCGGGCGAACTGGGCAAGCAGGTACAGCTGAAGCTGGAAGGCACCCAGGGCGAACTCGACCGCAACGTGCTCGAGCGCATGACCGCGCCGCTGGAGCACATGCTCCGCAACGCCGTCGCGCACGGTCTGGAAGCGCCCGCGCAACGCAAGAAGGCCGGCAAGCCGGAAGAAGGCACGGTTCGCATCGCGGTACGCCGCGAAGGTTCCGAAGTCGTGCTGGAAGTGGCCGACGACGGCGCCGGTCTGAACCGCGCCGCGATCCGTCGCCGCGGCGAGGAACGCGGCCTGGTCCGCTCCGACGCGGTGCTGTCCGACAGCGACCTCGACGCGCTGATCCTGGAACCGGGCTTCTCCACCGCCGACGAGGTCAGCCGCCTGGCCGGCCGCGGCGTCGGCATGGACGTGGTCGCCAGCGAAGTGCGCCAGCTCGGCGGCACGCTCGACATCCAGTCGCGCCCCGGCCAGGGCGTCACCTTCACCCTGCGCCTGCCGCAGACGCTCGCGGTCACCCAGGCGGTGTTCGTGCGCATCGGCGACACCACCTTCGCCGTGCCGATCGCCTCGGTGCGCGGCGTCGGCCGCATCGCCCGCGACGGCCTGGAGGCCGAAGGCGCGAGCTACCGTTACGGCGGCGAAGACTACGTCGTGCACGACCTGGGCCTGCTGCTGGGGCACGCGCCGGCCAAGGCCGAAGGCCAGTTGCAGATGCCGCTGCTGCTGATCCGCTCCGGCGATCTGCGCGCCGCGGTCACCGTCGATCAGGTCGTCGGCAACCGCGAAATCGTGGTCAAGCCGGTCGGCCCGCAGGTCGCCTCGGTGCCGGGCATCTTCGGCGGCACCATCATGGGCGACGGCCGCGTGGTCGTGATCCTCGACGTCGCGCCGCTGGTGCGCCGTCACGCCCTGCTGCCGCGCGATCACGTGCCGGTGCCGGTGGCGCCGGTCGAGACCCGCCGCGTGCCGCTGGTGATGGTGGTCGACGACTCGGTCACCATGCGCAAGGTCACCGGCCGCGTGCTGGAGCGCCACAACTTCGAGGTGCTCACCGCGAAGGACGGCCTGGATGCGCTGGAACGCATGACCGACGTGGTCCCCGACTTGATGCTGCTGGACATCGAAATGCCGCGCATGGACGGCTACGAGCTGGCCACGACGATGAAGAACGATGCGCGCCTGCGCGGCGTGCCGATCGTGATGATCACTTCGCGTACCGGCGACAAGCACCGTCAGCGCGCGTTCGAGATCGGCGTGGAACGCTACCTGGGCAAGCCTTACCAGGAGCCGGAACTGATGCGTAACGTGTTCGAACTGCTGGGAATCGCGCGACACCATGAGTGATTCGAGCAGACGCGTGGTACTGCTGGCGCGCGAAGGCGCGGCCCGCGACCGCTTGCGCGGCGCCTTGAACGACGCTGGCGCGCAACTGGTATTGGAAGCCGATCCGACCCGACTGCAGCCGGCCGAGCTCAGCGCGGCCGCGCCGGACGTGGTGGTGGTGGCGCTGGATCAGGTCACCGAGGACGCGTTGGACCGTTTCGAAAGCGTGCTGGTCGATCCCTCGATCGAAGTGCTGTTCGAGGAAGCCGAGCTCGCCGCCGCCCGCGAAGGCTGGGACGCGGCGCGCTGGGTGCGCCACCTCAGCGCCAAGCTGCATCATCACAACGACGTGCTTCCGCCGGGCCGCGAGCCGGAGCCGGACCAGGCGCTGTTCGCGCCCGAGGCCGACCGGCCCTACGTGCCGCCGGTGCGCGAGGAAAGCTACGCGGGCTTCGATCCGGTCGCCGCCGAGATTCCCAGCGGCGGGCTGTCGTTCGTGCCCCACGATCACGTCGCCGAGCTGCCGCCGGCTCCGCCGGAGCAGCCCGTCGCCGAGGCGTCGTTCGAAGCCGCGCCGGAACCCGTGTCCGAGTTCGCGCCGATCGAGATCGAGGGCGCGCACGACACGACGCCGTTCGAGCACAAGCCGTTCGCCTCGACCTTCGACATCGACGCCGATCCCACCGCGCCGGCCAGCCCGGAAGCGCCGATCGAACTGGCGCCGTTCGAGTCCAGTTTCGATTTCGAGGCCGAGCCCGCCGCGGCCGCGCCCGCGCCGGTATCGCCACCGGCCGCCGAGGCGCCGGTGGTGATGTACTCGACCCAGTTCGAATTCGTGTCCGAGCGCGTGCCGCCGCCGCCGCTGCCGCCGCAGGACGAAACCGCCGCGCCCGCCGCGCCGGAGCCGGTGGCCGAGAAGGCCGTGCCGGTCGCGCCGGAGTGGGGCTTCGACGACGAAGCGCCGGCCCTGCGCGGCCAAGCCGAGCCGCGTGCGCGCGACAACGCCGACGGCAACATGCGGCGCGACCTGGACGCGATCGAACAACGCATTTCTTCGCTGGAGCTGGTCGACGACCGTCCAACCCAGGCCGTCGGCGGCGCCGTGCTGGTGTTGGCCGGCATCGGCGGCCCGGACGCGGTGCGCCAGCTGCTGGGCGCGATGCCCGAAGATTTCCCGCGCCCGCTGCTGGTGCAGCAGCGCCTGGACGGCGGCCGTTACGACAAGCTGGTCGCGCAGATGCAGCGCGCGACCTCGGTGCTGGTGAAGCTGGCCGAGCCGGGCTCGCGCGCGATCGCCGGCATCATCTACATCCTGCCCGCAGGCGTCGGCATCAACGTCGGCGATTCCGGCATCCAGTTCAACGACGAAGGCAACGACGTGCTCGCGGCCCTGCCGCCGGCCGACAGCGCGGTGCTGATGCTCAGCGGCAGCGACCCGGCGCTGGTCGACGCGGCGATGAACCATGCCCGGGCCGGCGCGTTGGTCGCCGGTCAGGCGCCCGACGGCTGTTTCGACGCGGCCGCGCCCAACGCGCTGATCGCGCGCGGCGGCG includes:
- a CDS encoding chemotaxis protein CheB, coding for MSDSSRRVVLLAREGAARDRLRGALNDAGAQLVLEADPTRLQPAELSAAAPDVVVVALDQVTEDALDRFESVLVDPSIEVLFEEAELAAAREGWDAARWVRHLSAKLHHHNDVLPPGREPEPDQALFAPEADRPYVPPVREESYAGFDPVAAEIPSGGLSFVPHDHVAELPPAPPEQPVAEASFEAAPEPVSEFAPIEIEGAHDTTPFEHKPFASTFDIDADPTAPASPEAPIELAPFESSFDFEAEPAAAAPAPVSPPAAEAPVVMYSTQFEFVSERVPPPPLPPQDETAAPAAPEPVAEKAVPVAPEWGFDDEAPALRGQAEPRARDNADGNMRRDLDAIEQRISSLELVDDRPTQAVGGAVLVLAGIGGPDAVRQLLGAMPEDFPRPLLVQQRLDGGRYDKLVAQMQRATSVLVKLAEPGSRAIAGIIYILPAGVGINVGDSGIQFNDEGNDVLAALPPADSAVLMLSGSDPALVDAAMNHARAGALVAGQAPDGCFDAAAPNALIARGGDAGQPAELAARLAARWS